The following are encoded in a window of Dictyostelium discoideum AX4 chromosome 6 chromosome, whole genome shotgun sequence genomic DNA:
- the med14 gene encoding hypothetical protein, whose protein sequence is MDQNQQQQQQQQQQQQQQQQQQQQQQQQQQQQQQQQQQQQQQQPPNGMMPMNGEQTTPIIPQNRNISLSLVIHRLVEQSYNSLLGLTEGLPKANDLERKKAIVDYLDGTREKFLRLMVLIKWSEHVPTLTKANNIIDILNLEDSYLREAADLLINTQFSLVNARAPIYDVPTAIDVLTTGTYQRMPTNIKRVIPPPPLKPTQIESALERLNDIIKYKLFISDVPKEFQPITVSDGKAHIFVDDEYEAYLTIDGGSEKSNWVILSLNLFVYSKRNLNGEGPIKVAYDNKMKYVLDRVQNRIISSAQPLFELHNIVHYLCISSQMDILASQVENLKKTILKNNIRCVFGKDQSITVFYWLPEDFNLVGVTQHTLGNLMPNKHTNFKIYIDEHQKIKISHYPPITHPKNENYFKIASLNLETILLQAIELNAYDKVYLLNSLLLDNRITANTTSSSSSSSSNNNNTASPIINRNNNNGKPNLLSTKQSNNPLSRSFHLNDIKLIMSSRFSDENQNDSNGNNDHLPTVLRVMLYGSKFLDITVNFQNGKFSLIKSSNYIEFTNHLEQRLNKDPNEIESIVNVFKLKSLLTCFEEASLFLGLECFNKIPLQMNSSNNSESNQLANELFSDSNFICVSISLAKENNPYYLVISIKATCFTPSFHLLFCKMLPKSTIMTLDSIIKLESDQLNKLLKECPIGSISSSNNTNSNGNGPFQSYISTLLEKIVEASNQKINLLSIQSFLKKENINYYQPSQQDIENNNNNNNNNNNNNNNNNNNNNNNNNNNNNNNNNNNNNNGNNGYKNNGITTTTSIVFLFNEQQIQKISPFLSNHISHQTPITISFKNGFYTLSFTQQRPFEYKKYGSGSNININSFGENNSNENYIYRKGNWIFKYQQTSDWFNSFCNDLMTISKITNISSQLLKQMETLEIYKQLITHLTIKPMSIEFVCFVGSNQTRTNVIMFVEKKTAEIKLSFQPYSNPLLVYLEKDINQSPTNDITNSLRAIINSNDISVYINSLISPLELSFYLPLEILVIPRSICQIRLLYKNLYGIDIKLISHEYCAISDSFYSLNSSKQVRLTSINQLHSFMEQRVSLQALDNPTGHRTSWLLPIKQFQKTISRIFIYLNSLNTLKFAQNLMKPNFQPLVPSNPSSQKFSNDYFIVSFSIRDYTSFDIDVTNKNLENSVPSNEELALFCQYFKKKVQQLNYRSQTIGSCIQMLTLPPKILWEFIRVLLEITGPKFDGYTIEISLNTSSIHSKNKESFFHIPDENQVYFILRYLNSSRTDIIPPDQFTDIPIIYNYNEKSIRYWNKLDSNSTSSSSSSTLPKKSLSIVEEVKQKFVEEVAKLIPDALNASSGKSSPISIFFKSFLPKIKPIFSNPTASTLLLIQQQQQQQQQQQQQQQQQQQQQQIENNNFASASSSIR, encoded by the exons ATGgaccaaaatcaacaacaacaacaacaacaacaacaacaacaacaacaacaacaacaacaacaacaacaacaacaacaacaacaacaacaacaacaacaacaacaacaacaacaacaacaacaacaacctccCAATGGAATGATGCCAATGAATGGAGAACAAACTACACCAATAATACCACAAAATAGAAatatatcattatcattggtCATTCATAGATTAGTAGAACAATCATACAATAGTTTATTGGGATTAACAGAAGGATTACCAAAGGCCAATGATTTAGAGAGAAAAAAAGcaattgttgattatttagATGGTACAAGAGAGAAATTTCTTAGattaatggttttaattaAATGGTCAGAACATGTACCAACTCTTACAAAAGCAAAT aatataATTGATATATTAAATCTTGAGGATTCATATCTTAGAGAAGCAGcagatttattaataaatacacAATTCAGTTTAGTGAATGCAAGAGCACCAATTTATGATGTGCCCACTGCAATTGATGTTTTAACAACAGGTACTTATCAAAGAATGCCAACAAACATTAAGAGAgtaataccaccaccacctttAAAACCAACTCAAATTGAATCAGCCTTAGAAAGATTAAATGATATcatcaaatataaattattcattAGTGATGTTCCAAAAGAATTTCAACCTATTACTGTTt CTGATGGTAAGGCTCATATATTTGTAGATGATGAATATGAAGCCTACTTAACGATTGATGGTGGATCAGAGAAATCAAATTGGGTTATATTatcattgaatttatttgtatactcaaaaagaaatttaaatggtgaagGACCAATCAAAGTTGcatatgataataaaatgaaatatgtTTTAGATAGAGTTCAAAATCGTATCATTTCATCTGCTCaaccattatttgaattacatAATATAGTTC aTTATTTATGTATATCATCGCAAATGGATATTTTAGCATCACAAGTTGAAAACTTAAAGAAAACCATTCTAAAGAATAATATAAGATGTGTATTTGGTAAAGATCAATCTATTACAGTATTTTATTGGTTACCtgaagattttaatttgGTTGGTGTAACACAACATACATTAGGAAATCTAATGCCAAATAAACATACAAATTTTAAGATTTACATTGATGaacatcaaaaaattaaaatatcacaTTATCCACCAATTACTCAtccaaaaaatgaaaattattttaaaatt gcaagtttaaatttagaaactATTTTATTACAAGCAATTGAATTGAATGCATATGATAAAGTTTATCTTttgaattcattattattagataatAGAATCACAGCAaatacaacatcatcatcatcatcatcatcatctaataataataatactgcATCACCAATAAtcaatagaaataataataatggtaaaccaaatttattatcaactaAACAATCTAATAACCCATTAAGCAGATCATTCcatttaaatgatataaaGTTAATAATGAGTTCAAGATTCTCtgatgaaaatcaaaatgattCAAATGGAAATAATGATCATTTACCAACTGTATTGAGAGTGATGTTATATGGTTCAAAGTTTTTAGATATCACTGTAAACTTTCAAAATGGTAAATTCTCACTCATTAAATCTTCAAATTATATAGAGTTTACAAATCATTTAGAACAaagattaaataaagatccaaatgaaattgaatcaattgtaaatgtatttaaattaaag tCACTTTTAACATGTTTTGAAGAagcatcattatttttaggaTTAGAATGTTTTAATAAGATACCATTACAAAtgaatagtagtaataatagtgaaaGTAATCAATTGGCGAATGAATTATTCTCTGATTCAAATTTCATTTGTGTTAGTATTAGTTTAGCAAAAGAGAATAACCCATATTATTTAGTTATCTCTATAAAGGCAACTTGTTTCACTCCATCATTTCATTTACTATTTTGTAAGATGTTACCAAAATCAACCATAATGACATTGGATTCTATCATTAAATTAGAGAGTGATCAATTGAATAAACTATTGAAAGAATGTCCAATCGGTAGTATAtcaagtagtaataataccaatagtAATGGAAATGGTCCATTTCAAAGTTATATCTCTACACTCTTGGAAAAGATTGTTGAAGcttcaaatcaaaaaattaatttattatcaattcaatcatttttaaagaaagaaaatataaattattatcaaccaTCTCAAcaagatattgaaaataataataataataataataataataataataataataataataataataataataataataataataataataataataataataataataataataataataataataatggtaataatggttataaaaataatggaatCACAACAACTACATCTATTGTTTTCCTTTTTAatgaacaacaaattcaaaagattTCACCATTCCTTTCAAATCATATATCACATCAAACACCAAttacaatttcatttaaaaatggatTTTATACTTTATCATTCACTCAACAAAGACCATTTGAATATAAGAAAtatggtagtggtagtaatattaatataaattctttCGGAGAgaataattcaaatgaaaattatatatatagaaaAGGTAATTGGATATTTAAATATCAACAAACTAGTGATTGgtttaatagtttttgtaATGATTTAATGACAATATCAAAGATTACCAATATATCATCACAATTATTGAAACAAATGGAGACATTAGAAATCTATAAACAATTGATAACTCATTTAACTATTAAACCAATgtcaattgaatttgtttgttttgttgGTTCAAATCAAACTCGTACCAATGTTATAATGTTTGTAGAGAAGAAAACCgctgaaattaaattatcatttcaaCCTTACTCCAATCCATTGTTGGTCTATTTAGAGAAAGATATCAATCAATCACCAACAAATGATATTACAAATTCATTACGTGCCATCATCAACTCCAATGATATCTCTGTCTACATCAATTCATTGATATCACCATTGGAGTTAAGTTTCTATTTACCATTGGAGATTCTGGTCATACCAAGATCAATTTGTCAAATTCGTCTTCTCTATAAAAATCTTTAtggtattgatattaaattgaTCTCTCATGAATATTGTGCCATCAGTGATTCTTTCTACTCTTTAAATTCTAGTAAACAAGTTAGACTAACAAgtataaatcaattacattCATTTATGGAACAAAGAGTTTCACTTCAAGCTTTAGATAATCCAACTGGTCATCGTACAAGTTGGCTATTACCAAttaaacaatttcaaaaaactATTAGtagaattttcatttatttaaattctttaaatactttaaaatttgctcaaaatttaatgaaaccaaat TTTCAACCACTTGTACCATCAAATCCATCATCTCAAAAGTTTAGCaatgattattttattgtatcattttcaattcgTGATTATACATCATTTGATATTGAtgtaacaaataaaaatctagAGAATTCAGTACCATCCAATGAAGAGTTGGCATTGTTTTGTCAatattttaagaaaaaagtACAACAATTAAACTATAGATCTCAAACCATTGGTTCTTGTATTCAAATGTTAACATTACCACCAAAGATACTTTGGGAATTCATTAGAGTACTCTTGGAGATTACTGGTCCAAAATTCGATGGTTATACAATTGAAATCTCTCTAAATACCTCTAGTATTCACTCAAAGAATAAAGAATCCTTTTTTCATATCCCTGATGAGAATCAAGTTTATTTCATATTACGTTATTTGAATTCATCTCGTACAGATATCATACCACCTGATCAATTCACTGATATTCCAATCATTTATAACTacaatgaaaaatcaatacGTTATTGGAATAAATTGGATTCAAATAGCACTTCCTCCTCCTCCTCTTCAACACTTCCAAAGAAATCTCTATCAATTGTTGAAGAAGTTAAACAAAAATTCGTTGAAGAAGTTGCAAAATTAATCCCTGATGCTTTAAATGCTTCCTCTGGTAAATCTTctccaatttcaattttctttaaatcttttctcccaaaaattaaaccaattttCTCAAATCCAACTGCTTCCACTTTGTTattaatacaacaacaacaacaacaacaacaacaacaacaacaacaacaacaacaacaacaacaacaacaacaaattgaaaataataactttGCCTCTgcttcatcatcaattaggtaa
- the ranA gene encoding GTP-binding nuclear protein Ran: MAEKEQIKLVLVGDGGVGKTTFVQRHLTGEFEPRYIPTLGVSVHPLIFYTNFGKIHFNVWDTAGQEKFGGLRDGYYIQGNCAIIMFDVTSRISYKNVPNWHSDLTRVCENIPIVLCGNKVDVKDRKVKPSQIVFHRRYNLSYYDVSAKSNYNFEKPFVWLTSKLLGNKAVTLVQQPTLKLPETVLDSNLMSLYEKEVADAAALPLPEDNDDL; encoded by the exons ATG Gcagaaaaagaacaaattaaattagtcttagttggtgatggtggtgttggtaaa aCCACTTTTGTCCAACGTCATCTTACTGGTGAATTCGAACCAAGATATATCC CAACTCTTGGTGTATCAGTCCATCCATTAATCTTCTACACCAATTTCGGTAAAATCCACTTCAATGTATGGGATACCGCTGGTCAAGAAAAATTCGGTGGTTTAAGAGATGGTTATTA tATTCAAGGTAATTGTGCCATTATTATGTTTGATGTCACATCCCGTATTTCATACAAAAATGTTCCAAATTGGCACTCTGATTTAACCAGAGTTTGTGAAAACATCCCAATCGTTTTATGTGGTAACAAAGTTGATGTTAAAGATCGTAAAGTCAAACCATCCCAAATTGTTTTCCATCGTAGATACAATTTATCATACTATGATGTTTCAGCCAAATCAAATTACAATTTCGAAAAACCATTCGTCTGGTTAACATCAAAACTCCTCGGTAACAAGGCTGTCACTCTCGTTCAACAACCAACCTTAAAATTACCAGAAACCGTTCTCGATTCCAACTTAATGAGtttatatgaaaaagaaGTCGCTGATGCTGCTGCCCTCCCATTACCAGAAGACAATGATGACTTgtaa
- a CDS encoding hypothetical protein (O-sialoglycoprotein endopeptidase) — MSGSGLNNNNINNKKIFNVIGIETSCDDTSIGIVNSEGKIMAEYSKPQWSLHKVHNGIVPSIAFEAHQNEIDNAIEKTLDKAGMTMEDIDVIAVTTGPGMGKSLEVGLNKAKQLYREFKKPFCSVNHMEGHSLVVRMENHSIEFPFLIVLVSGGHSQILICNDVSKYQLIGNTLDDSIGEALDKAARILGCPYGQVWDGQSLIENIHGGQAIEILASKGDPNSHHFTLPMKDSNNCDFSFSGIKSSLARLVKEIKSKSSSSSSITNNTTTKTTTTTTTTTIITTETNNLITDENELSFVDKCNLAASFQNVAFNHLEHRIKKSLDWYYNFKTPKQKKNELLASKTKSGKPPAIEIIKREPLKGIVVSGGVSKNNNLRKRIDDIGKRYNLPIYFPRPELCNDNGTMIAWAGVEMFKKGMTVDDPEKVIYLPVWPLDLNPKQIFKSNLKEKDKQIRKGWYDNTIKKYGIQ; from the coding sequence ATGAGTGGCAGTGgtcttaataataataatattaataataagaaaatatttaatgttATTGGTATTGAAACTAGTTGTGATGATACAAGTATTGGCATTGTAAATAGTGAAGGAAAGATTATGGCAGAATATTCTAAACCTCAATGGTCATTACATAAAGTACATAATGGAATTGTACCATCAATTGCATTTGAAGCACATCAAAATGAGATTGATAATGCCATTGAAAAAACATTGGATAAAGCTGGTATGACAATGGAGGATATCGATGTAATAGCGGTTACAACGGGACCAGGTATGGGTAAATCATTGGAAGTTGGATTAAACAAAGCCAAACAATTGTAtagagaatttaaaaaaccattCTGTTCAGTGAACCATATGGAAGGTCATAGTTTAGTGGTTAGAATGGAAAAccattcaattgaatttccATTTCTTATTGTATTGGTCAGTGGTGGACATtcacaaattttaatatgtaATGATGTTTCAAAATATCAACTCATTGGCAATACATTGGATGATTCTATTGGTGAAGCATTAGATAAAGCAGCAAGAATCTTGGGTTGTCCATATGGCCAAGTTTGGGATGGTCAATCTTTAATCGAGAATATACATGGCGGTCAAGCTATTGAAATTTTAGCTTCAAAAGGTGATCCAAATAGTCATCATTTCACTTTACCAATGaaagattcaaataattgtgatttctctttttctggTATAAAATCTTCACTTGCAAGATTagtaaaagaaattaaatcaaaatcatcttcatcatcatcaataactaataatacaacaacaaaaacaacaacaacaacaacaacaacaacaataataacaacagaaacaaataatttaataacagatgaaaatgaattatcattCGTTGATAAATGTAATTTAGCAGCATCATTTCAAAATGTTGCATTTAATCATTTAGAACATAGAATTAAAAAGTCATTAGATtggtattataattttaaaacaccaaaacaaaagaaaaatgaattattagcatcaaaaacaaaaagtgGTAAACCTCCGGCAATAGAAATCATTAAAAGGGAACCACTAAAAGGAATTGTAGTTTCTGGAGGTGTttcaaagaataataatttaagaaAAAGAATAGATGATATTGGAAAACGTTATAATTTGCCAATCTATTTCCCAAGACCCGAATTATGTAATGACAATGGAACCATGATTGCATGGGCTGGTGttgaaatgtttaaaaaGGGTATGACTGTTGATGACCCTGAAAAAGTAATCTATTTACCTGTTTGGCCACTAGATTTAAATCCAAAACAAATATTCAagtcaaatttaaaagaaaaagataaacaaATTAGAAAGGGATGGTATGataatacaataaaaaaatatggtattcaataa